The Calditrichota bacterium genome includes the window CCTGGATCCGGCGGTTGCCCAGCACCCTGAAGAACTAATCACCTATGGCGGCAACGGCGCTGTTTTTCAAAACTGGGCCCAATACCTGGTTACAATGCAATATTTGTCCGAAATGACGAATGAACAAACCCTGCATATTTATTCCGGGCATCCACTGGGATTATTTCCCTCCTCTAAAAATTCACCACGTGTGATTGTTTCAAACGGTATGATGATCCCCAATTATTCTAAACCTGATGACTGGGAAAAGTTTAATGCTTTGGGCGTCACACAATATGGGCAAATGACGGCCGGGTCTTACATGTATATTGGGCCTCAGGGGATTGTACACGGCACAACAATTACCGTGATGAATGCATTCAGAAAAATTTTGGAAAAGGATGATACCCCCACCGGAAAAATATTCTTAACCGCCGGTTTAGGCGGAATGAGTGGTGCCCAACCAAAAGCGGGCAATATTGCCGGCTGCATTACAGTTTGCGCAGAGGTAAATCCACATGCGGCAAAAAAAAGACACGAGCAAGGATGGGCAGATATCTTAATTGAAAATATGGATGAACTTGTTAAAACTGTTAAAAATGCCAAGAACGAACACAAAGTTGTATCGATTGCTTTTATTGGAAATATCGTTGATGTATGGGAACGATTTGATGTGGAAAACATTTTCGTGCATATCGGTTCAGACCAAACTTCACTTCATAATCCTTGGTCCGGTGGTTATTATCCAGCCGATGTCACATTCGAAGAATCCAATCGGTTAATCCGCGAAGAACCGGCTTTGTTCAAAGAAAAAGTTCAGCAATCCCTCCGCAAACATGTGGTTGCAATAAACAAACACACTGCAAAAGGCACATACTTTTTTGATTATGGAAATGCCTTTTTGCTGGAAGCATCCCGTGCCGGAGCTGAAATTATGGCGGAGAATGGTATTGATTTTAAATATAAATCTTATGTGCAGGATATACTGGGGCCCATGTGTTTTGATTTTGGATTTGGGCCATTCCGTTGGGTTTGTACATCCGGAAAACCCGAAGACCTGGATTTGACTGACAAGATAGCCCGCGATGTTTTACAGAAAATAATGGATAACTCACCAAAAGAAATTCAACGCCAAATGCTGGACAATATTGTCTGGATAAATGAAGCCAAAAAGAACAAAATGGTTGTCGGTTCGCAGGCCCGCATATTATACGCCGATGCTGAAGGGCGCGTAAAAATTGCATTAGCTTTCAATAAAGCGATAGCAGAAGGTAAAATTGGTATGGTCGTATTAGGGCGCGATCATCATGATGTGAGTGGTACCGATTCGCCTTATCGGGAGACGTCCAACATTTATGACGGTAGTAGTTTTACAGCAGACATGGCAATCCAAAATGTTATTGGAGATAGTTTTCGGGGAGCAACCTGGGTGTCCATCCATAATGGCGGCGGTGTTGGTTGGGGCGAAGTAATAAACGGCGGTTTTGGAATGGTCCTTGATGGAACGCCGGAAACCGAATCGCGCATAAAAAGTATGCTTTTTTATGATGTTAACAATGGCATCGCCCGTCGCAGTTGGGCAAGAAATGATGGGGCTTTATTTGCAGCCAAACGTGAAATGCAACGTTCTCCAAATCTAAAAGTGACGCTTCCAAATATCGTATCAGACAATTTAATAGAAGGTCTTTTCTAATGCGGCTACTTTTAAAAAACATTAAAGAGTTACTTCAGGTACGAAACAACTTTATTCCATTTGTAGCCGGAGAACAATTGAGCGAACTACCTTCTATAAAGAACGCCTATCTGCTGATTGAAGATGACTTAATTTCCGATTTTGGACCAATGGATCTGTGCCCTGATCACAAGGTGGATAAAGTTGTGGATGCTACGGGAAAAATGGTTTTACCAACCTGGTGTGATTCACATACACATTTGGTTTTTCCTGAGACACGAGTAGGTGAATTTGTTGACCGGATTAATGGCCTTTCTTATGAACAGATCGCTCAGAAAGGCGGCGGGATATTAAACTCAGCCAAAAAAATGCAAACTATTACAGATGAAGAATTATATCTGCACAGCGAAAAACGATTGAAAGATTTAATTCAACTTGGTACCGGTGCCATTGAAATAAAATCAGGTTACGGTTTAGAAACAAATGCCGAATTGAAAATGCTTCGGGTAATCAAACGATTAAAAGAAAATAGTCCGGTAGAAATAAAAGCCACTTTTCTTGGTGCGCATGCACTCCCGTTAGACTATAAAAATGATAAAAGCGGCTATCTAAAAATGTTAGTAGAAATTGTAATGCCTAAAATTGCTGAAGAATCGTTGGCGGAATACATCGATATATTTTGTGAAACCGGATATTTCGATATTGAGGACACTAATTATATTTTAGAGGCGGGACAAAAATATGGACTTATACCAAAAATTCATGTAAATCAGTTTACAATTATTGGTGGTGTGCAAACTGCTGTTAAATTTAAAGCATTATCTGTGGACCATCTGGAAGAGTTAAATGAAAAAGACATCCAGTCTTTAAAAAACACCTCTACAATGCCGGTTGCTTTACCAGGTTGCTCCTTCTTTTTGGGCATTCCCTATACACCGGCCCGACAAATAATTGATGCCGGACTCCCAATCGCCCTGGCATCTGATTATAACCCAGGATCTGCACCCTCAGGAAATATGAATTTTATAGTTTCATTGGCTTGTGTTAAAATGAAAATGAATCCAAATGAAGCTATAAATGCCGCCACACTTAACGGCGCATATGCGATGGGTCTGGAAAATCAGTTAGGTTCAATCACGGTTGGCAAATTGGCAAATATTATTGTGACGAAGCCGATCGATTCGCATGAAGAATTGCCTTATTCCTTTGGTGAAAACCTTATCGATCAGGTTTATATTAAAGGCAATCTAGTTAAATAATATTTAAGTGAAAGTTAAGGAATTAAGTGCTGAAGCTGGCTAAGTATTACGAGAATGATTTCAGATAATAAATGTTTTCCGGTTTTACAATTTTGTCAAAAATCTCTTCATTGTGTGAAATAAGTAAAATAGCTTTTCCATCAGCTTTTTACCTATAAAAAAAGATTCAGATATTCTTTG containing:
- a CDS encoding imidazolonepropionase translates to MRLLLKNIKELLQVRNNFIPFVAGEQLSELPSIKNAYLLIEDDLISDFGPMDLCPDHKVDKVVDATGKMVLPTWCDSHTHLVFPETRVGEFVDRINGLSYEQIAQKGGGILNSAKKMQTITDEELYLHSEKRLKDLIQLGTGAIEIKSGYGLETNAELKMLRVIKRLKENSPVEIKATFLGAHALPLDYKNDKSGYLKMLVEIVMPKIAEESLAEYIDIFCETGYFDIEDTNYILEAGQKYGLIPKIHVNQFTIIGGVQTAVKFKALSVDHLEELNEKDIQSLKNTSTMPVALPGCSFFLGIPYTPARQIIDAGLPIALASDYNPGSAPSGNMNFIVSLACVKMKMNPNEAINAATLNGAYAMGLENQLGSITVGKLANIIVTKPIDSHEELPYSFGENLIDQVYIKGNLVK
- a CDS encoding urocanate hydratase; amino-acid sequence: MTFKDQIRQGIPKELPEKIAYPADANAAPKRKDILSIEEKQLAVRNALRYFPEKWHKILAEEFAAELQKFGRIYMHRFKPDYKIYARPIEEYPAKTRQAAAIMLMIQNNLDPAVAQHPEELITYGGNGAVFQNWAQYLVTMQYLSEMTNEQTLHIYSGHPLGLFPSSKNSPRVIVSNGMMIPNYSKPDDWEKFNALGVTQYGQMTAGSYMYIGPQGIVHGTTITVMNAFRKILEKDDTPTGKIFLTAGLGGMSGAQPKAGNIAGCITVCAEVNPHAAKKRHEQGWADILIENMDELVKTVKNAKNEHKVVSIAFIGNIVDVWERFDVENIFVHIGSDQTSLHNPWSGGYYPADVTFEESNRLIREEPALFKEKVQQSLRKHVVAINKHTAKGTYFFDYGNAFLLEASRAGAEIMAENGIDFKYKSYVQDILGPMCFDFGFGPFRWVCTSGKPEDLDLTDKIARDVLQKIMDNSPKEIQRQMLDNIVWINEAKKNKMVVGSQARILYADAEGRVKIALAFNKAIAEGKIGMVVLGRDHHDVSGTDSPYRETSNIYDGSSFTADMAIQNVIGDSFRGATWVSIHNGGGVGWGEVINGGFGMVLDGTPETESRIKSMLFYDVNNGIARRSWARNDGALFAAKREMQRSPNLKVTLPNIVSDNLIEGLF